In Mucilaginibacter celer, one DNA window encodes the following:
- a CDS encoding tyrosine-protein phosphatase produces MKKLLLLLSVCLAGQTQAQIADSTKRKVELQGAVNFRDIGGYATKDGHHVKWGKVYRSADMSKLTDQDLATLAERKIAYDVDLRGTQESKQAPDRMNPNTDYILCPAGSDDANGNMMQSLRKTTHGDSVMTAYYANTTFLADRYKPFFGKLLAMPEDKSLVFHCTAGKDRTGIGAALLLYSLGVPYETIMKDYEASNYYRAAENAKSVNGMVNFMKIDENVAKDVLSVKKEYLDATFTAIKKQYGSIDNYLKTQIGLTDKDIKALRAKFLD; encoded by the coding sequence ATGAAAAAATTACTATTGTTATTATCTGTTTGCCTTGCCGGGCAAACGCAAGCTCAAATTGCCGACAGCACCAAACGCAAGGTTGAATTGCAAGGCGCTGTAAATTTTCGCGATATTGGCGGTTATGCCACTAAAGACGGACACCACGTAAAATGGGGAAAGGTTTACCGCAGCGCGGATATGAGTAAATTAACGGATCAGGATCTGGCCACTTTAGCCGAACGTAAAATAGCTTATGATGTGGATTTACGTGGCACTCAAGAGTCAAAACAGGCTCCCGACCGGATGAACCCCAATACCGATTATATTTTATGCCCGGCTGGCAGTGATGATGCCAACGGCAATATGATGCAAAGCCTGAGGAAAACAACCCATGGCGACTCGGTGATGACAGCTTATTATGCCAATACAACATTCCTGGCCGACAGGTACAAGCCATTTTTTGGTAAGCTGCTGGCAATGCCGGAAGATAAGAGCCTGGTGTTTCACTGTACAGCGGGTAAAGACCGTACCGGTATAGGTGCTGCCTTGTTGTTATACAGTTTAGGCGTTCCGTACGAAACTATTATGAAGGACTATGAAGCTTCGAACTATTATCGCGCAGCCGAAAATGCAAAATCTGTTAACGGCATGGTGAATTTTATGAAAATTGATGAGAACGTGGCCAAAGATGTATTAAGCGTTAAAAAGGAATACCTTGACGCCACTTTCACAGCCATCAAAAAACAATACGGGTCGATTGATAATTATCTTAAAACCCAGATTGGGTTAACCGATAAGGACATCAAAGCGCTTAGAGCTAAGTTTTTGGATTAA
- a CDS encoding metallophosphoesterase yields the protein MKRRDFIKNTTITALGASIITPITALAGETVTHFESDDLSPSAGLKDEFNVHFMAIGDWGRNGEYDQTEVAKQMGLWGAANPNDFVVSVGDNFYPLGVISENDPLFHYSFENIYTAHSLQCNWYPVLGNHDWGADPQAQVRYSKVSRRWNMPSLYYKKEFPLGKTGDKTDKLLMLMIDTDPMLHEDKKQMVEEQMVWINEQLKNASADVKWKMVVGHHPYYTVGPRIKNYDTLTIREKMAGIFEKYKVDVYLSGHDHSLQHLKPEGYTHQFISGAGSELTPVTSGIPYSKFEASEHGFMYFAINSNKLHVKAINMAGKVLYETTLTK from the coding sequence ATGAAACGCAGAGATTTTATTAAAAATACCACAATTACGGCGCTTGGCGCATCCATCATAACACCAATAACAGCCCTTGCAGGCGAAACCGTTACCCATTTTGAAAGTGACGATCTTTCACCATCGGCCGGTTTGAAAGATGAATTTAACGTGCATTTTATGGCTATTGGCGATTGGGGCCGCAACGGCGAATACGACCAGACCGAAGTAGCCAAACAAATGGGTTTGTGGGGGGCCGCCAATCCTAACGATTTTGTGGTATCTGTTGGCGATAACTTTTATCCGCTTGGCGTAATCAGCGAAAACGACCCGCTTTTTCACTATTCGTTCGAAAATATTTACACCGCACACTCGCTGCAATGTAACTGGTACCCTGTTTTAGGAAATCATGACTGGGGTGCCGATCCGCAGGCGCAGGTAAGATACAGCAAGGTAAGCCGCCGCTGGAATATGCCATCACTCTACTATAAAAAAGAATTCCCTTTAGGCAAAACCGGCGACAAAACGGATAAGTTATTAATGCTGATGATTGATACCGACCCGATGCTTCACGAAGACAAAAAGCAAATGGTTGAAGAGCAGATGGTATGGATTAATGAGCAACTGAAAAACGCATCGGCCGATGTAAAGTGGAAAATGGTTGTTGGTCATCACCCCTATTACACTGTTGGTCCGCGTATTAAAAATTATGATACGCTTACGATACGAGAAAAAATGGCCGGTATTTTTGAAAAATATAAGGTTGATGTTTACCTATCGGGACATGATCATTCACTGCAACACCTAAAACCTGAGGGATACACGCACCAGTTTATTTCTGGTGCAGGCTCGGAGCTTACTCCGGTTACCTCGGGCATACCCTATAGTAAATTTGAGGCTTCTGAACACGGGTTTATGTACTTTGCCATCAACAGCAATAAACTGCATGTTAAGGCTATTAACATGGCGGGTAAAGTTTTATACGAAACTACGCTGACTAAGTAA